One Hylaeus volcanicus isolate JK05 chromosome 8, UHH_iyHylVolc1.0_haploid, whole genome shotgun sequence genomic window, GCGCCACTATTTCGCGTGGTCGCTGTTATTTACACGCGATTCGTCCGTGGCGTTTCTAACATCGATCAGCGAATAGTGCGACACTTACGGGATTAATACTACGGACCTATTACGGTGGACGTGGACGTGGACGTGGACGTGGACGTTTATCATCGAAAAAAGCAACCTGCAGCCATTGCGAAACAATCGTGGCACCCCGTATGCACGAGTGTCCCATTGTCTGACATCACCGCGCGATTTCATCGAGAGTGGAAACATAAAGAAGcagggaaaagaaaatcgttaCAGATACGCTGTTAATGGTTGCGCAATAACACACGTTAATTATCCAACGGTCGAATCGCGGAATCAGGAATTACCTCCCGATCGTGAAcaccgttaattaattaaacgcgcgCGCGACCACACGAGCGCATGAGGCCTACGTCACTTGCACGCCCGCGACAGAACAGTATATTTATACGTAGTTAGGTATCTGTGCGGGAAGTATTTCCCAGACTCCAGTCTGGGATCTGAAATTGAATCGATTCGAGGGTTGGGTGATAAAATGCCCTGGGGTCGAGGCAGCGCGATAGCGACGAGTCTTCAACCCCTTGGTGATTGCCACCGTCGGGTGACTCGATTATAAGATGCGTTGGAAGAATCTACTCtgaattcttttcgaaaagAGCTCGGAATATAGAATCAATAAAGCCCAAACACTCGAAAATAACTGTTTAAGGATACTAATACCACAAACACGAGAATTCAAGCTCGTTCATAGCATCGCGTTGGAAGTATTCTACGCTGAGACTTTCTCAAAAAAGAGCTCAGAGCAAGCACACTCAATACGGCCCAAATCCTCGAAAAGAACTGTCTACGGAAACTAATGCCTCAAGCCCAAGAACTCGATCTCGTGTATACAATGCGCTGAAAGTATTCTACGCTCAGACATTCTCAAAAAGGGGTTCAAGTCCCACAGAATCATAGAAAAGAACTGTCTTCTAGTGTCGCAAACACGAGAATTCAGGCCCAAAGTGTTCGGTGACTTATGGTCGCTGTGTACGCGCACGGAGGCTCGCAAAGAACGCGTGTACAACCATGGGGGGAGAGGggatcgatcgtttcgtcgGATCAAAATTTCAGGGGCAGCCCTTCGCCGGGCCCcaggaaattatttctcgaagGCCACTTACCGAGGCGCTCACGAAGAAGTAATCGGACAGAAAATACGGAGCCGCGGACCGATAATGGCTGGTCGGGGCCCGACGTGTCCCGCGGGGCCCCACGGCTCTCCCGGTGAAACAACGCAACAGAACCGTGTACGCAGCTTTCGTCGATCGTTCCTCGTTCGATCATGCGCACGGCTACTTTTGATCACTTTCTCACGTTGCCAACCCGGAACGGATCGTACCGGGAAGCCCCTGATCACGGGAATTAAAGCGCGAATCCAGTTCGGGGGCCCTCCCGATTGCGAGAAAATCGCGATTAAATCGCGTTTGGTACCCTTAGCGTTAACCCTTTAAGTACCGTTGAAGACTACGGTCACTCGATGGCTACAGTCGTgcgttaaaattttacatcgaTTCGCAGCTTTGACTGGGTACACGTACtagtaaatatgaaattaagaGGGAGTGGCTCCAGAGCGCATTTATATTGGTGACACGATTATGCCTCCAGAGTTCTTTATATAGAACTCCGGGAGCACTCGCATGCCTCCAATAAATTATGTGCATAATTCGTTCCGGATTCGGAGCCTCGAATAAACGagtttaacaaaaatgaatgcCGTTTCGTCCTGGTTTTGCCGAGTCTGTTCGTTCGTACTGCTCCAACTTCTCCGAATAATCAGAATGTTGACAAAGCGGGGACTATCGAGTAGAACAaccgttttcttcttttccacTCGGAATAATCTCAATTTCAAACCAACCGAACGACTCGGAAAAATCGCGTGGAATAGCCAGCTCTAGCTAAAAGGGTTAACAGTACATAAACAAGAGTCTAGCACACACTCCCCGGAGTTTCAGGCAACTCATGACGAATAACATTAAGCTCCGTTAGCTCGGCGCACCGTGTACTTTCCGTCGGGGCCCGATCGTCACGTCCCTTGGGCGCCAGTGGGAATCCCATAGCTGGAATCGCCGCGGTACACGCGTTTCGCTATCCTAAACGCAGTTAGCGCAACTTCCGCGGCGGTAACGATACAACAGTCCGAGAGCGTAGCGAGCAGATCTCGGGTAGAGGGCCGCGAGAAAGATTGGAAAAGGTCAAATTCCTCCGATTCGAGGCTCTCCTCGTCAAATTACGAGCCACGAGACGAAGAACCGTGCGACCGAGGAGCCAAAGAAAGGTTGGATTGCGTATGCATTCGTTATTTGCGGTTATATGGGGGACAGCGgcaaagagagaaagagctAGAGTGGGGGAGGTGGGACAGGGGCCCAAAGGGGGCCGAGGGAGGGGGGAAGAATAAACCGATACAGAGATACCGCATCCAGGCGAAAGCCGACAAGCCAACAACTCTCGAAAGGGTCCGTGTTCCAGGGGTGCTGGGAGGAAGACGGCTGGAATGCACCGAGAACAGGTCGCAAGGCTGCCGACATTCCGAAATTTGCAACGGCGTAAAGGACGGGGGGAACGTGTCCCATTGTGAGCGTTCACGAAATCGCCCCGCACTGGCCCCCGGAAGAAAAAATCCGAACCGGTGAAGCTTTCGTCGCGGTCGGACTCCTCTACACGCGCATGATTTACACCGCTATTTCTCAAACTCCACTTTTCTACCACACCAAAAAGGAAAACCTGGGGGGGGAGGGGTGCCGCCGAGGTtggatttaattattaacccttGGCTGGGCACTCGAACGAATAACTGCGATAAAGGATCAAGGTATCAACtttgttttactttaaaacacacacacacacaggaAACAATAAGGATCGCCTTATCGCCACGAtattaacatatatatattaggttgtcccaaaagtttctttcgtaatttgcattcaattattttgtgtggcagtgtttatataaatagacaatctaatttctcaGATATTGATATTgcaacagtaatggagcaaaatgaatcgtacacgatTCAATAATGTCACATTAgacaaaatattgtgtatgtattacttattaataaaacgaaagaaacttttgggacaacctaataatacaTTCTCGAGCTGCCATTCGGCGGTACCGTACGCTTCGCAACGTGAATTgatttttaacgtttttattttgcacCCCCCCGTCTTTTACGAGGCAATTTTGCTCATCGACCGGATCTGTCCGAGGCTCCgtgttgtaaataaaaaccacgtaggaagaaagaaaacggCACGATAAAAGTTCCCgtgttcctcttctttttcttttttttctttttctcgtttttttttttttcgacgtcTACTAACTTATGCTACGCTTGGTATTTACGTCCTACtccatgtttatttatacattatcaGTAGTTACGATTCGAGTGAAACGGAGGAGATTGACCTATGAAAAAGTTAACGTCGATTTCGTGTCGATGATGGTAGACGTTTAACGTTACCGCGATATGGTCTATTGGCCAGATTTATCGTACaggttaaattttattcgtcacACGTGGGAATGCCGTTTAACGCTCTTACATAGTTCGGGGATTTTCATGGAATGGAAATAACACATCTGACGTTTGCTATTTAAGTTAAAGGATGGTTCGATGTCGCCTTACTGGACTCTTTTCGAAGATATTTAGCATTATACGAAGCGACTacgtagaattatttttcgatgaaatataatttcaagatCGTTTCGTTACCTTGGACGTTAAGTTGTTGAACCCGCTTCGAAAATTGTAAAGTTATGCTCCGAAATGAATAACATTGACCTTGAAATGTAGAACGTCTAACCAGTCGCTAAATATACAGTACATTTCCAATTTGTATTACATACATTAGATATCTCAAAACGGTGTTTTGGAATAGCCTTCGATCCTTGAAAATGTTGGCGTACAAGATTTATAGGCAAGGAATTTTGATGTTTCgcttaattaaattagaattattaaatgagTATAGTGTATTTAATATAGCATATTTAATAGACAGTTACGTGCACACTTATGTATGAGTAATTGgacgagacaaaattttggagttcaaacaaaattattttgtaatgtcCGCAATTTATCATTCTCTCAAAAGCTGCGATCAACtctaaatatgtatatgataaCGCCACTCTTATCTTATCCCTGTTGGTATCAAATTACATCAATATGTACACGAAGTGTGCACATCACTCGGTAATAGTAAACATTCTTAGCAAACTCGCGCTAGTATCAACTTACTCGTCTTCGCTTGTACAACATTTAGCGTTAGTTCGTAGCTTTACCAACCGAATAAAAAACtttgaacaaaataacaaaaaaaatagagcATTTTTCAACGCAGACCTAAATCTCCTAAAATTCAGGGGTCGATCGTCGCGCGTAACGTTACGGTAAACCGCGTCAACGTAATacgaagaataaaagaaagagagggaaACACATAGAGGACTCGATACCATTCATTCCAACCTATACTAATCGCGTTCACCGGTACACGCTCGTCTTACATAACCTCGACGTCCCTCCCGACAGGACCTTCGTCCTTCTCAGCCCGGTCCCGATCACGGACGCGCCATGGAATTCGAGGGCGAGCAAGAAAGAGAAAATGCCCGGTCGCGATGGACCGGGGTACGCACGACACGAGAGCAAGCGAGACGAACGTATACGCTTGGGCAGCGAGCGCGAGAGAGAAGGAGCGTGGTCCCGCGATCCGCCGAGAGCGGGAGTGAGAGAGAGACACCGACGGGGCACGCACACTCCCGGTAGAAAGAGCGAGACCGATAGAGTCCATCAAGCAAAACTCACCCTGTTGCATTCCAGAGCCTCCGCGCTGTGCTCCTCCTTCTGCTTGAAGCAGCTGCTGCACTTGCTCTTGTTGAATATGTTCGGCGCGAACTTCCTGCACTCGGCGCCGGTGCCACGGACGCCCGCCGTGCCGCCCGACATCGCGACACGTGCGAATTAACCGCGACGACCGGACAGCATCCTTCGCCTCTccgtccccccccccctgccCCCTTCGTCAGGCGTTTAGAACCGCGGGCAACGCTTCCACCTTTCGTGCACGATTCCCTCTTCTTCCGATGTTTCCGTTCCGTAACCGAGTTCGAGCGACCAAATCGTTTCCCCGAGCACTTTTATTCGCGGCGCGATTTCGCTCCGTTCGCCACCAGCCGCCAGCCCGGTCTTCGGTACCCGTTACGTTAACGGATCCGAGTTAACAGGATTTCGTATTCTCGTTTACGAGCGAGGACCACGGCTCGCGAGCAATCGTCCCCCCCTGTACACGAAAATTCCGCGATCTTTCGAGATACCACGAGAGTCGTAGTAGTCGCGTCGAAACTATCGCGTAACGCGATTATGTATATACGGCGAGACACTTCCCACCGGCATTCACGTTCACCGTTTTTGTTTACGTACACGAACCGGGGGGTAGGAAGAATGCACAAGGACGTACGCCCTTCGCAAAATTTCGTAACGAATACCGAGAATGTTTACGCGATGTGTGATGTCACGCGGACGGAACACACACGCGTGCCGTTGTCGACATCGATTTCGACTCCGATTGGCAGCTGACTCTGTCCTTGTCTTCCACGCTCGTTTCTTGTTGACAATCTTTTCCCCGTAAACCCGCTCCGAAAGAGCACGTGGATCGTGGCCACTCCGAATCACACCAAGCTATTTATAGATACACTCGCGTGCACCGTAGTTAAATCACAGCACCCGTTCACCAATCTATCGATTGTTCGACGAATCGAATTCGTCGTGAACACGCGTGCGTGCCGATCGGTCGATCGATAGAGGATCACTGATCTCGTTGCTCCGAAATCGCCTCGATTTAGGAGGGACGTGGTTGCGACGTGATTATTTGGCTGCCACGGTTTACGTTGGATGGATTCTAGCACCACGAGCACCCACGATATCCTCGCGCGCACGCCTGTCTCTGTCGACTGTCACTAAGATAATCCCGGGACGTTGCACACGCGACGGCTACGaccacgacgacgacgacgacgacactCGAGCACACTTACGACACGTCGCGTCGCGCTCTCCATGACAGAACGCTCCCGCGGACGTCCATCTGCGATCTGGCCCGTTTAACTCGGCCTCCGTGCCGTCCGCAGCGCTCACTCTCGCTCGATCGACCGCAGCGCGCACCTCGAGGCCAGTTACTACGCCGACGCGAAACCAGTCCTCCGCCTGGCCggaatacagggtgtcccaaaaatgttgtaacaccttgaaaggggtggttcggaaggtgatttgaaacaactttttccttagcgaaaatgttgtccgaggcttcgttgaggagatattaacggaaaatactgaccaatcagagcgcgagtatgccgatggagcggccgcggtagcgtacgagagcggccacctagcgcgtagcctacgctaccgcggccgctccaccggcatactcgcgctctgattggtcggggttttctgtgaATATCTCcccaacgaagcctcggacaacattttcgctaaggaaaaagttgtttcaaatcaccttccgaaccacccctttcaaggtgttacaacatttttgggacaccctgtacagcgCCATGGCGTAAGAACTTCGAGCAACGATTTCTCGTCTctctattcttttttcttttcgtaatGTTTTGTTGCCTCGTATGAATTGTCGTTAgtcttttttctaaattagCTCGAATCCCAGACAACCCCGAACACTTCTCCCTTCCCATAACACAGAAGCGAATATACAATGAAGCAAAATTTTGTACTCAAACCTCTGCGTAGAAAAGATCGCAAGAACTTATTATCTAATTGTATTGATATTGCGATCATTTTAGACGTATTTATAACATAGTTGGCATTTGATGACCTGAGTTATCACTCTAAAAGGCTATACAGGCTTTAAATCTTCGAacattgttataaaattttcgaGATGCAATTTTCATACCCCAATTACGATGTCATATATCTGATCTAATAATGATGCTCCAGCTCATTTAACATTATGATTAAACGCCCTTCGTTAATTTAGAGTAAGGTGCGAGAACATTTGACTGTGAACCAAATGTTTCGCCATATCGATCGCTATAACGACTGCTAAATTTAGATATTAAGCATATTGCCAATAGGATTAAAAGTAAGCCGCCATAGATACCAAAGGATCTGTAAATCTGTAttcgatagaaaaagaaacgtttcttaaCGCTACTTATCCGaggaaatatgtaaatatagaagaatataaatattcagaaattgCAAATACCTTTACGATTAATGAATCGAGCGCTGATGATCTTCGAATCCAGCTAAATTCAGGGAAAAAACTGGAAAATAacgtttcacgatttttcaaaagattgCGTTCGAACAAGCCAGGAATACAGAGTACAACTTGAGTCAAACAAACGCTGGTATGGAATCAGCTGATTTTTGCATCCGGTCCGATGTTCGACATTTCTCTTTCCGGTTCATCCAGATCAACGTTCCAGTGTTTGGAAGACTGACTGTAAAGATGGTAGATGAAGCTGGTGACAGGTTCGTAGGCCAAATTATTTTCGGCTTATATACGAAATCTAATAACTCTAACTAGCGCCAATGTACACTACGAAATTCATTACGAtggtataatatttactttgaaataaaattaacctcACATGTAATTCCTCGTATTCGAGAGATTAATCTTTCATAATCTCTGCTAGATATCCATGAATATTTCACTAAACCGTAAATTTCCATCTAAAGACGGGACTGAGAATAATTTCGAGTCAATGACAAAGTATTTATACACGTTgtatctattatttttgtgtatttttcgCTTCACCTGTCAGTTTTACCTAAATTTTCAACACCACGATGCGTATCTATTGCTTACCGGAtttcgatacaaataaattaaattctgcttGAATATATAACAACGTAAAGGATATTGCTATATATGTTAAAAACGTATTTGTATTCAAACAAATCTGACGCTGATCAATTCCAATCAGCATCTTACATAACACATAAAAGGATTAATTTGTGATAAAGTTCATAGAGATTGGTTccaattattcgaacaatacatataaatatatcctAAACTTGAAATCAAATcttataatttgaatatatatgaatgataatattatactttaaatAGAGATAACCAATATATTAGTTGCATTTATACATAATTCTAATTATAAGAGTAAATCATATGACTTAAAGaaggtaaatataaaattcttacaGGGATGATTCCTCGAATGTTGCCATTATTAGGGAGGTATATGATAACGAAAATGCACATGAAACATTTGAATATGAGTTAGAAAGAGCCTTAGAGTCTGAGTGCAGCTTAATCGTTATCGAACCATCTAAATTAGGTGATGAAACCTCAAGATGGATAGCAGTAGGAAACTGCCTTCATAAGACTGCAGCATTGTTGGGCCTTGCAGCTATAACCACAggtttatcaaatttatattttatgtgccatattaataaacattattatttatttaatttatgttattatgTTTTACAGGTCTGGTTTGGGGTGATCGGCCTTTCATCTGTGGTCCACTAGGTTTTATATCTGTAATATCTTGTGGACTTTATACTGTTTCATGGCAATTCGATCCCTGTTGCCAATACCAAGTTGAAACTGACACAAGTAAGCTACCCCATGTAGAATTGTTAGCCGTTTTAGGCCCATCATCTCCTACATTTCTTGTAAGAAAAGATGAcacaagaagaagaattctCCATACCACTATTACACTTGTTGCATTGGGCATCAGTGCATGGAGGGTTTACCAGGCATTTAAGTGAAATGATAAATGcctgaaaagaaataaactaaGTTGTAAAAAGCAGTAAGGTAGGCCATGCGATGTATTCTACATAATCGTAATAAGGCCTAGCATAGAAATctgtgaattaaaaaaagttacagATGTTTTCACATATATTAATGGGGATTGTTGAGGCACATAAAAGAtctgttttcatttaatgttcataatttttttttttaattttttgactACCTCAGGTGAATGCTGGATTAACAATAGAATGGAAGATATAAAAAGACGTAAAAATTAACCTATTCTATGAACCTATTCATTATAAAAGCTAATGTTTCTTAAAGCTCCACATTGTTACTCTATGATCTCCATCTTGTTGATTCTATTATcagttaattttaatacaaagaaAGACATGATTGCTTCGGTGAAACATCTACTGATATAAGTGTTCTTAGAGTTACACAAAATACAACCATACACCTGGAAAGTTGAatttagaattatatatttttagattgtaaataaaatagatagaaTACACTGCATATGGTACACCGACAAGAATGTTGCCTAGATTTTCTCACCCAAAGGTACAGCccacattaaaagaaaataatgtctaTATGAAACCTTTTAAGGAGTATATTCCTTTAATCTTGCTATTTAGCAAACATATTAATTAGCATAATACacagaatttttatcaattacgTAAGACTTTTATTATGCAATACACAAATACAtggaagattaaaaataaatgtcacaAACATTCCTGTAAGTGAGCATAATAATAAAggttatgtaatttattatgataaaatttttccaaaaacttGCAGTCTATTGATATTCCAACAAATCCTTGCATGTgtttgtatatacattatagATCTGCTTAATGCATAACAACATGTGTAATGTATTTCAAACTTGTTTTGACAgtttcaaacgaaacaaaaactaAGCAACATCTTTTACAATTAATGTGTAGCTATATAACAGCCATAGCACAAAAGTTGCCACCTACATCACAAATAAAAACTCTACTACTTTAAAGACATTAACTACTGTATACACTTTTTcaagatatataaaaatatataagtttACTTTAGAAATTGTATGTTTTGTAATGTTGATTTACTTCATTCAGACATTACGAAAAAAACTATGgtacagaataaaaatgaaagtaggTAAAATCAGCAACCATGGAATACTTTAAATAAGATTAAAAGTTTATCCTTTTTCCACAGCATGtgttcaaaattcaatttatctaCATTATTACTGTTGTTATTAATCATTtcatgtatattacaaatacataCTTTATTATAGTCGTATGGAAAAGTGAGTGattgtaatacatttatttttaacgaaattaatgtcaattaatttatactacaataatctgaaaaattatacataaaaatttgaaacattacTAATGAATAGAAAAGGCACAAATAAGTGTTCACAATCCTGCCATGACAACAAAGTTCGTACCAATTACTGTATATTTTGTGCAACAGTGTACATGTTTCAATTACTAGccaaatatttatcataacAGTATAGGTTTATTATTCGAGATGATGCATAATAAACTATTAACAGTCAGTAATATCGTATTTCTGATAATTTGCGTGTTAGATAGATTCATTGTTGTGTCATTTATGGCTTGGAAAGATTTAATTGTTCAAGAATCTTaagcatttattttgtacttactagaaaacaaaatttcagcaatTACTATCACTAAACTATATGTCCCTTAACGTTTCAAGTAATGGGTGACACATATGTTTAATAGTGCTTCTGTTTCAATtccattaaaatgtttatagtattaaaatgtatataatgtaaaCATATTCCACTTTCGAGTggcataataaaatatagtttggatataattttgtgtatctcatttacaaatattaattctattctaaAAGTTTATGAAAAGTTTTGTAACCTATACTTACCATAAACATATGTAGGTATATAACTATTCATTACAATCTGTACTTTACATaaggaaaattttatacaCACAAAAGTAAACAGAATACTTTGtagaaataacaattatattagaacatagaaaatataatacaagaatAATCTATATAAACGCTACATCACAATGAAATTAGTCTTCTTTTTCTGACTTTTGCGCTCGCTTCTGCATTATCCA contains:
- the LOC128881637 gene encoding transmembrane protein 11 homolog, mitochondrial; this translates as MESADFCIRSDVRHFSFRFIQINVPVFGRLTVKMVDEAGDRDDSSNVAIIREVYDNENAHETFEYELERALESECSLIVIEPSKLGDETSRWIAVGNCLHKTAALLGLAAITTGLVWGDRPFICGPLGFISVISCGLYTVSWQFDPCCQYQVETDTSKLPHVELLAVLGPSSPTFLVRKDDTRRRILHTTITLVALGISAWRVYQAFK